A window of the Lactobacillus gasseri ATCC 33323 = JCM 1131 genome harbors these coding sequences:
- the murG gene encoding undecaprenyldiphospho-muramoylpentapeptide beta-N-acetylglucosaminyltransferase: MRVIFSGGGTGGHIYPIMALIERLKERKLVTNDEILFVGTDRGLESKIVPAAGVPFRTLKIKGFDRKHPLKNFETIELFIKATKEAKQIIKDFKPDVVVGTGGYVSGAIVYEAAKMHIPTIIHESNSVVGLANKFLAHYVDKICYTFDDAAKQFSEKKKLVKTGNPRSQQVLGLNKDNVDLAKKWGLNPNMPTVLIFGGSRGALAINQIVEKSLPELETKPYQVIWATGQLYYGDVKKKLAGKEISSNVKIVPYIDNMPGLLPQMTCVVARSGATSLAEFTALGVPVILIPSPNVTHNHQMKNAMDMEKAGAALVIAEDDLNPNNFVSSIDHILLDTNYAKQMSEASRRLGVPDASDQVISVMEGLIKNK, translated from the coding sequence ATGAGAGTAATTTTTTCTGGTGGCGGAACTGGTGGCCACATTTATCCAATTATGGCGTTAATCGAGCGTTTGAAAGAACGTAAATTAGTTACAAATGATGAGATCTTATTTGTTGGAACTGATCGCGGATTAGAGTCTAAGATCGTTCCTGCAGCTGGCGTTCCTTTCAGGACATTAAAAATCAAAGGATTTGATCGTAAACATCCTCTAAAGAACTTTGAGACGATTGAGCTTTTCATTAAAGCTACTAAAGAAGCTAAGCAAATTATTAAAGACTTCAAACCTGACGTAGTAGTCGGAACTGGTGGGTACGTTTCAGGTGCAATTGTTTATGAAGCAGCTAAAATGCATATACCAACAATTATTCATGAATCCAATTCAGTTGTGGGCTTAGCTAATAAATTTTTAGCACATTATGTCGATAAAATTTGTTACACATTTGATGATGCGGCAAAGCAGTTTTCAGAAAAGAAAAAGCTTGTTAAAACTGGAAATCCACGTTCTCAACAAGTTCTTGGATTAAACAAGGACAATGTTGATCTTGCTAAAAAGTGGGGCTTAAATCCAAATATGCCAACAGTCCTAATTTTTGGTGGTTCTCGAGGTGCTTTGGCAATTAATCAAATCGTGGAAAAATCTCTTCCAGAGCTTGAAACAAAACCATATCAAGTCATTTGGGCTACTGGTCAACTATATTATGGAGACGTCAAAAAGAAATTAGCTGGCAAAGAAATTAGCTCAAATGTGAAGATTGTACCATATATTGATAATATGCCAGGTTTATTACCACAAATGACTTGTGTTGTAGCAAGATCAGGTGCAACTAGCTTGGCAGAATTTACTGCACTTGGTGTTCCAGTAATTTTGATTCCTAGTCCTAATGTAACTCATAATCATCAAATGAAGAATGCGATGGACATGGAAAAAGCGGGAGCTGCTTTAGTTATTGCAGAAGATGATTTAAATCCAAATAATTTTGTATCGTCAATTGATCATATTTTGCTGGATACAAATTATGCTAAGCAGATGAGTGAAGCATCTAGGAGATTAGGTGTACCAGATGCATCTGATCAGGTAATTTCAGTAATGGAAGGTTTAATCAAAAACAAATAA
- a CDS encoding cell division protein FtsQ/DivIB — MAKKKDKITKKDPKKELSGWIDYKNRVNNNEKKRVSASLTKLQAERRHALLTRLGFIILFSLCCILALGYYVSPKANVASVQVKGAPELNSKQVVKTVNISPENKIVFCLLKGKEYNKQLSDAFPEIEKVQVGVKNTNHLILTIKERPVIGYIHEGTGYRKILATGKVGSQVIDKNKIDKNKPLFIGYNQKVSLSEDIKVYASLPQHIRDQVKMLSGETRRPTQIVLVMKDNNIVIGNLSTIKSKIQYYDKIKSQLKEPSVIDFEIGAYSRPLTQAEKVKLGLT, encoded by the coding sequence GTGGCCAAAAAGAAAGATAAAATAACCAAAAAAGATCCTAAAAAAGAATTGTCAGGATGGATTGATTATAAAAATAGAGTTAATAATAATGAAAAAAAACGGGTCTCTGCCTCACTAACTAAATTGCAGGCTGAACGGCGACATGCTTTGTTAACACGCTTGGGATTTATAATTCTTTTTTCATTATGTTGTATCTTAGCCTTGGGTTATTATGTATCTCCCAAAGCTAATGTAGCAAGTGTTCAGGTTAAAGGTGCACCCGAGTTAAATAGTAAGCAGGTAGTAAAAACTGTAAATATTTCTCCTGAAAATAAAATTGTATTTTGTTTACTAAAAGGGAAAGAATATAACAAGCAATTGTCAGATGCTTTTCCTGAAATTGAAAAAGTACAGGTGGGTGTAAAGAATACTAATCATTTAATCCTAACTATTAAAGAACGACCAGTTATTGGTTATATCCATGAAGGTACAGGTTATCGAAAAATTTTAGCTACAGGAAAAGTGGGTAGCCAAGTAATTGATAAAAATAAGATTGATAAAAATAAGCCTTTGTTCATTGGATATAATCAGAAAGTTTCACTGAGCGAAGATATTAAGGTTTATGCCAGTCTCCCACAACATATTCGCGATCAAGTAAAGATGCTGAGTGGTGAAACGCGCAGACCGACACAGATCGTTTTAGTAATGAAAGATAATAATATAGTTATTGGAAATCTTTCAACAATTAAAAGCAAGATACAGTACTATGACAAAATCAAGAGTCAGCTTAAAGAACCATCAGTAATTGACTTTGAAATCGGTGCTTATAGTAGGCCGTTAACACAAGCGGAAAAAGTCAAATTAGGGCTAACTTGA